Part of the Methanobacterium alcaliphilum genome is shown below.
ATATATAAAATATTAAACTCTATTTTTATCAAAAAAATTATTATAAGACCCCATACATTAAATTAAATCCAAATAATGAATTTTAATTTAACTAGACAACTGTTTTAATAATAAGAAAAATAGTTCTATAGATTTCTATTATTATAATATAATAAAATGGGATAAATCATGAAAATTGTATAATTGATATCATTTTTTTAGAAATCCAGCACACCCCTATTTTCAATCTAAAAGTTAAAACAATCCATTAATTCTCTAACTTTAAATGACTCTATTTTAAAAATCATTTCTTTAAGATTAAAAAAATTTTTATCATTAAATTCAGGATTAAGTAAAGAAAACTTTTTAATTATATCCTCCTTTTTAAATGGATTTTCAGGTTCACCCTGCGGTAACAATGTAGTTTTTTCCAGATAATAAGGTTTTTGAGATTTTGTATTTTTAGAATCCCATGTATTTAATGAATCTTTAAACTCAATTATGACCTTAGCTGGTCTTTTATCTGGTTGTAATGCATCGAACTCTTCATCAATTTCTATGCTGATTTTATCAATAATTTCTCGCATGGAACTATTGATTTCAGATCCGTTCATCATATAATCTAAATTTATATCCCCCTTTAAAATAGCGATAGCTAGACTAGCTGGCAAACTTTGTCTAACTGCTTCTGGAGTTTGAGGATCATAATTATCATGTTCTGCAGCAATTTTATATGTTTTTACAGTTATTTTATCTATCTGATTTAATTCTAGATTTTTAAGGTTTATTTCATTGAAGATTTTCCTAGCCGAATCAATAGTTGAATGCAGGTGTCTGCAAACTGGATATCTTTTAAGGTAAACATCATTAATATGGAATTTACCTAAATCCAAGAATAATTCATGTTTTAATTCATCAAAACCATCTGCATTTAAATTCATTCCACATAAAGCGTTAAAAAATCCTTCTTCACCTTCCAAGATACTGGAAGGTCCTGTGAAACCATTTTGAGATAGAAGTGCAGATAAAATTCCACACTGAGAGGCTTTACCTGCGTGGATATGTTTTCCCATAGTTCCAGCATGGTCTGATTCTAAAAGACCCGCTGACTGAGTACCCGCCAAACCAAATGCATTGCTAATTTCATCTTCATTTAAATCAAGTATTTTTACAGCTGCGGCAGTTGCACCAAAAGCACCAATGGTACCTGTGCTATGGAAACCCCTATTTCTATGGCGTGGATTGATTATTTTGCCAAGAACAATGGCCACTTCATACCCTGCAACCAGTGCAGTTATGAAATCATCCCCCATTTTATCTAAATGTTCTCCCAGTGCTAAAGCCACAGGGATAACAGTACATCCCGGATGCAGTTGAGCTAACCTGTGCCCATCATCTAAATCAAGTGAATGAGCTGAGATTCCATTTAAAAAAGAAGCTTCCATTGAGGAAAATTTTCCATTACCAATTATGGTTGAATCGCCCATATTCAAATTAAAGCTATTTAAATCAGATATAACTTTTAATGCAATCTGAGAACTTTTAGTGAATGATCCTCTTAATGATACTCCTAAAAAATCCAGAAAACATATTTTTGCTTTTTCCACTGCACTTTCAGGAATATCTTCAAATTTTAAAGAAACAATAAAATTTGCCAACTCTTGCGTAATCATATGATGGTACACTGGTTGCAGAATAAATAAATTTTTTGTTAATTAATTTAAAATGAGAAATTATATTCATTATTCTGATTAATAAATTAGAAAAAATAGGGAATTAATTTATGACTTGCCCATCCTAACAAGTTGTTTAGATAAATGGCGTCTTGCAGACGGCGGAACTTCATAAGAACCAGGTTTTAAATCCCTTTTAACAGGATTTAAAATTTTAGATCCATCTCTAAGTTTAAACCCACATTTTGGACATTTGAACCCCTTATCTGATCCTGCAGACTTCATGCGTTTTCCACATTCGCACACAGGATTTTTTTCTTCAAATTGATATTCTAATTTTTTAATTTGGATTTTTTCTATATTAAGGGTCTGATGAGTTCCAATACCTCCATAGAGAACTACTTCATCCCCAGGGCGTAGTTTTTTTATGATGTTCCTGAATCCCTTAGTTGGTTCATATGCCGCGCATTCGATTTTCCCAGAATCATCTTCTAAATAAAAGAATATATGTCCACCCTCAATTACATGGGGAACATCTTTGACACTGCCTTCAATTTGATAACATCCAAATTGTTCCATTTCACTAATTTTATCAATTTTTTGAATATGCATATCTGTATGTTGGTTAGTTTCAAAAATGCAATAACCCTCAAGAGGTTCATGAATCTCTATCAGATTATGGGCTTCTAAAACAGCTTGGGGGCTTTCGCCCCTAATTCCATAAAGAATAGGACACGGCGTGTGAGGTTCAATTGCCATATATCCATTATCAATATTATCAAAAGTTTGAGGATACGTTTTTTCATTCATTAAAATTACAGAATCTTCATTTATCTTTCGGGGAGCACCATAATTTTCAGGAACCCTATAAGATAGTAATTCAAAAGTGCTGTCATTTAATAAACAGCCAATAGCCGCCAATGCCCCAATAATACCTCTTCCTTTCTTAAATTGATGGATCTCGGCACCTATCTCTTCAGCCAATTTTTTTGCCTCAGATATGGTAACTATACTCTGAATCGTTTTTGTGGAAAATGATTTAAGATTCTCAGTTATTTCTCCATGGTAAAAAATTACACCAGGATTAGTATTATCATTTTCTATATGTGAGAATTCTTCCACGGCATCTAGGATGATTTTTTTAACTTCAGGAAGTGATGAGAAGTTATTAACTATTAATTTAAAAGTTACCGCTCCATTACCCCGAGTCTTGAATCTTGCAAAGGGATTGAGTCTAATTAATTTAGGATATCCCTTGATATTATAACCAAAATCTTTAAGTTTATTGATAATTACACAAGATATATAAGTAGTGCACATTCCTTCAGGGGAATCTGTATCATCTATTCCAACATAAATTTCATACATATTATTCACCGGTGATTATATGAGTACTTTAGAGAGGAATCATGTCCTCCAAGAGATTAATGATCTTTTAGCCAATCATGGTTTTGAAACTTCCCATATATATGATAGAAGTTGTTTTGATATGATGGCTCGAAGAAAGTTATTGCTTCTACTATTAAAGGTTTTAGTTAATATAGATGGGATTAATGGACTTCAGGCCCAGGAAATAAAGAAGCTTTCCCATGCATTTTTGGCATCCCCTTTAATCGTAGGGCTTAAATCAAAAAGCGAGTACTTGGAAGAAGATGTTGTCTATGAAAGACACGGCATACCTGTAATTGCACTGGATACCCTTAAAAATATGATTATCGAAGAAGAGTATCCTGAAATTTTAGCAGACCGTGGTGGATATTATGTTCAGATTAACGGGGAAATATTAAAAGAAGTCCGTGAAGATTATAATCTTTCTTTGAAAGATCTTGCGGATTTAGCCCATGTTTCCAGAGAAACTATCTATAAATACGAACATGGTATTGTGCGGGCATGCCCTGAAACTGCTATGATGCTAGAAGATATTTTAAACCTCAAAATTACTCTTTCTATAGATCTTTTTAAAGTTCCGGACCATGACAAGAAACATGATATCCATAAAGAACAAGTAAATAAAAATATTAAAAACAGCCACCCTCAAAAACTGATTGATTTAGGGTTTGGCGTTATTCCCACCCAGAAAACCCCATTTGATGCTTTAGCTAAGTTAGAACAGAGAAAGATAACTAAAACTGCAGATAATGCTTTGATCACAAACCTAGAGAGGAATAGAAATCAGCGCACATTGAAAAGAATGGCTATCTCTCTTAAAGACCTTTCACTTATTAGTGGTTCTGATGCAGTTTTCATACTGGATAATGAAAAAATTAAAGAATCTTTAGAGGGTATTCCTGTAATTAAAAGCTGGGAAATGGGAGAAATGGAAACACCCAGCGAACTCATGAAGATGATTAAAGAAAGAAAGAATTAAAAATAATATGTTATTTATCTTATCTTAAAATTAACTTCGACCTGATTCTTTTAAAAGTAAATTATTTTTTAAAAAGTAAGCCAAATGTTTCTTCTGCTTCTCTCTCAGATGCAATACCCAAAGTTACCATATCCACATAATTTAGAGTTTTCAAAAAATCTAATGCTTCATTTGGATTTAAAATCCCAACTGCCAATATTTTACTAGCCATAACGATTTTATCTAATTTTTGAAGCATTTCTGCTAGATTTGTACGTTCCTTATCCATGAATATTGGGTAATCCATCATATACCCTATCTTGTTTACAGGGATCATGTAGATATCAAAGATATCTTTAATTGAAGAATCAAGTAATTTAGGCGTTGTTTCCATAGGCAAAGCAGTTATCAATCCAGATATAGCACCATTATCCGTAATCTGTTTCAATAAATCTCCAACTAAACTCATTTCTGATTTATCAGTTAACCACTCATCTAAAAACATCACACTAGCATTAAGATCAGATAGTAAATTTAAATCATTTTCCATATTTTCTTTTCGAATTGTTCCCCATATATCCAGCTCCATACCATCATTTAAAACTTCTTTAAGAGCTTTTATAATGGGTTTTTCTGGAATAACCTGAATGGCCTTAATACCAAGATCATGAGATTTTTTAATAATTTTTACGATGTTTTCTGGTCTTTGATAAAGATCCAGTTGATATAATCTCGATCGGTGGCCAAAATAAGGAGCTGCTGTGAATGGAGCTGTTCCCAGTGCTGTTTTGGGTAGTTCCTTATCATTGACTTTGATGTAACCTTCAAACATGTTCATTGTTTTTAAAAAAGATTGTTAATAAAATTAATTGAAAAAAGTTAATAGAGTTTAAGGGAAGTTCTGATTTATTTTTCAGTTGCAATTACTGCAGTCCCATAAGCTAATATCTCCTGCATCACATTAGAAATTTCATCAGAATCAAATCGTACACTTATTATTGCATTAGCACCCAGCTCTTCCGCATGACGGATCATCCTGTTTAATGCTTCGTTTCTAGATTCTTCCATCATTTTAACATATTCTTTAATTTCACCACCAAACATGGACCTGATACCTGCACCTAGTTGACCACCTAAACCTCTACTTCGTACAGTGAGCCCATACACAAATCCTTTAGTTTCTACTATTTCATATCCCGGCACGTGGTTTGCACTGGAAACAATAAATTCTTCTATTTTCATTTTGATCTCCTTTTTAAATTGATATTTATCCATTCAAATTAATTTTCCATTTATTAAGTCTATCTAAATATAATTTATAATTTTATTATCTTCTTGCATTATTGCTAATTAATATATTTTTAACCAGAATTAGTCATCATATTTAAATGCATTCTAATCCATACCAATAATTAGAGAAATAGATGGTGAGATTATGGATCAAAAGAAAGTAATTATCGCTGATGCAATCAATGAAAAAGGAATCTCTGATCTTGAAGAGGTTGCTGAAGTAATTGTTGATACACAGATTACACCAGAAGAACTGGTTAAAAGTATTAAAGATTTTGACGCTATCGTAGTTAGAAGCAGAACAAAAGTAACTCGTGAAGTTATTGAAGCCGCACCTAAGCTAAAGATTATTGCCCGAGCAGGTGTTGGAGTGGATAATGTAGATGTTCAAGCAGCCACAGAACGTGGAATAATGGTAATCAATGCTCCTGAATCCACTTCCATTACTGTGGCCGAACATGCCATGGGTTTAATGTTATCTTTATCTCGAAAAATAGCCATAGCAGATAAATCTGTGAAAGAAGGCAAATGGGAAAAAAGCAGATTTATGGGGATGGAATTAAACAATAAAACCCTTGGAATTGTAGGAATGGGTCGAATTGGTTCTCAAGTCGTTATCCGTGCTAAATCATTTGGTATGGACATTATGGTTTATGACCCTTACATCAGCCAAGAAGCAGCAGCGGAAATGGGTGTAGCTGTGGCTGATTTGGAAACAGTGCTTAAAGAAGCAGATGTTATAACCATCCATGTGCCATTAACCCCTGAGACCAAACATAGCATCTCCTATGACCAATTTGAAATAATGAAAGAAAGTGCTTTTATTATTAACTGTGCTAGAGGCGGCATTATTAATGAAGATGCACTTTATGAAGCATTAACACAAAACAAAATTGGTGGGGCTGCATTGGATGTGTTTGAAAATGAACCTCCCGAAGGAAGTCCACTTTTAGATTTAGACAACATAGTTGTTACGCCACATATCGGAGCATCCACTGCTGAAGCTCAAATAGATGCAGCATTAATTGTGGCTAATGAAATCATAACCGTTTTTAAAGGAGGATCTCCTAAAAATGTTCTTAACATGCCTGTTTTAGATCCAAAAACATTTCAAGTAATGAAACCCTACATCAAATTATCAGAAAAATTAGGAAGTTTTGTGGCACAGGGCACTCCAGGAAACATTAAAGAACTGGATGTTACCTACTGCGGAGAATTAGCAGAAATACCAAAACAGGACATCTTAACCCGAACAATATTACAAGGTATTCTAAATCCAATACTAACTGAACCTGTTAATTTAGTTAATGCACCATCTATAGCACACAATAGAGGCATTGTAGTAACTGAAAGCAAAAGATCAGAATGCGACGGTTACAAATCCATTATAATGGTTACAGTTAAAAGTGAAGAAGGGGAATTTAAGATTGAAGGGGCTTACACTAAAGAACCTAAAATTATTAAAATAAATGGTTACTGGGTAGATGTGAAACCTGAAGGGACTATGGTAATTGCTAGATACCAGGATTTACCCGGTACTATTGGTGCCATTGGAACTAAACTCGGAGAACATTTCATTAACATTGCCACCATGCAAGTTGGTCGGCGCGAAGTTGGTGGAGAAGCGGTGATGGTTCTAAAAGTAGATCAGAAAGTTCCTCAAGCAGTAATTGAGGATGTCATAAAATTAGATAATGTAGAAGATGCAGTTGCCCTAGATTTATAATCTAAACAAATATTTTCTATATCTCTACTTTATTTTTTTAAAATTAAACCCAATGATTATAAAAATTAATTACTTTTTTTTTAAAAAAAAAGTGAATAATTAATTAAATAACTTTAAAATCAATTTTTTCTCCAAATGTATCATAAGA
Proteins encoded:
- a CDS encoding heavy metal-binding domain-containing protein — translated: MKIEEFIVSSANHVPGYEIVETKGFVYGLTVRSRGLGGQLGAGIRSMFGGEIKEYVKMMEESRNEALNRMIRHAEELGANAIISVRFDSDEISNVMQEILAYGTAVIATEK
- the serA gene encoding phosphoglycerate dehydrogenase: MDQKKVIIADAINEKGISDLEEVAEVIVDTQITPEELVKSIKDFDAIVVRSRTKVTREVIEAAPKLKIIARAGVGVDNVDVQAATERGIMVINAPESTSITVAEHAMGLMLSLSRKIAIADKSVKEGKWEKSRFMGMELNNKTLGIVGMGRIGSQVVIRAKSFGMDIMVYDPYISQEAAAEMGVAVADLETVLKEADVITIHVPLTPETKHSISYDQFEIMKESAFIINCARGGIINEDALYEALTQNKIGGAALDVFENEPPEGSPLLDLDNIVVTPHIGASTAEAQIDAALIVANEIITVFKGGSPKNVLNMPVLDPKTFQVMKPYIKLSEKLGSFVAQGTPGNIKELDVTYCGELAEIPKQDILTRTILQGILNPILTEPVNLVNAPSIAHNRGIVVTESKRSECDGYKSIIMVTVKSEEGEFKIEGAYTKEPKIIKINGYWVDVKPEGTMVIARYQDLPGTIGAIGTKLGEHFINIATMQVGRREVGGEAVMVLKVDQKVPQAVIEDVIKLDNVEDAVALDL
- a CDS encoding tRNA(Ile)(2)-agmatinylcytidine synthase, which translates into the protein MYEIYVGIDDTDSPEGMCTTYISCVIINKLKDFGYNIKGYPKLIRLNPFARFKTRGNGAVTFKLIVNNFSSLPEVKKIILDAVEEFSHIENDNTNPGVIFYHGEITENLKSFSTKTIQSIVTISEAKKLAEEIGAEIHQFKKGRGIIGALAAIGCLLNDSTFELLSYRVPENYGAPRKINEDSVILMNEKTYPQTFDNIDNGYMAIEPHTPCPILYGIRGESPQAVLEAHNLIEIHEPLEGYCIFETNQHTDMHIQKIDKISEMEQFGCYQIEGSVKDVPHVIEGGHIFFYLEDDSGKIECAAYEPTKGFRNIIKKLRPGDEVVLYGGIGTHQTLNIEKIQIKKLEYQFEEKNPVCECGKRMKSAGSDKGFKCPKCGFKLRDGSKILNPVKRDLKPGSYEVPPSARRHLSKQLVRMGKS
- a CDS encoding MmgE/PrpD family protein, which encodes MITQELANFIVSLKFEDIPESAVEKAKICFLDFLGVSLRGSFTKSSQIALKVISDLNSFNLNMGDSTIIGNGKFSSMEASFLNGISAHSLDLDDGHRLAQLHPGCTVIPVALALGEHLDKMGDDFITALVAGYEVAIVLGKIINPRHRNRGFHSTGTIGAFGATAAAVKILDLNEDEISNAFGLAGTQSAGLLESDHAGTMGKHIHAGKASQCGILSALLSQNGFTGPSSILEGEEGFFNALCGMNLNADGFDELKHELFLDLGKFHINDVYLKRYPVCRHLHSTIDSARKIFNEINLKNLELNQIDKITVKTYKIAAEHDNYDPQTPEAVRQSLPASLAIAILKGDINLDYMMNGSEINSSMREIIDKISIEIDEEFDALQPDKRPAKVIIEFKDSLNTWDSKNTKSQKPYYLEKTTLLPQGEPENPFKKEDIIKKFSLLNPEFNDKNFFNLKEMIFKIESFKVRELMDCFNF
- a CDS encoding transcriptional regulator codes for the protein MSTLERNHVLQEINDLLANHGFETSHIYDRSCFDMMARRKLLLLLLKVLVNIDGINGLQAQEIKKLSHAFLASPLIVGLKSKSEYLEEDVVYERHGIPVIALDTLKNMIIEEEYPEILADRGGYYVQINGEILKEVREDYNLSLKDLADLAHVSRETIYKYEHGIVRACPETAMMLEDILNLKITLSIDLFKVPDHDKKHDIHKEQVNKNIKNSHPQKLIDLGFGVIPTQKTPFDALAKLEQRKITKTADNALITNLERNRNQRTLKRMAISLKDLSLISGSDAVFILDNEKIKESLEGIPVIKSWEMGEMETPSELMKMIKERKN